Below is a window of Hydrogenimonas sp. SS33 DNA.
TGTCGCCATGAGCATGCACGAGAAGGGGATGCTCGAAGGGGTGGAGTTCCTGGGGGCCGATCCGGAAGCGATCAAGAAGGGGGAAGACCGCCAGGCCTTCAAGGAGGCGATGCTCAAGATCGGCATGGACCTGCCCAAAAGCCGGTACGCCTACTCGATGGAAGAGGCGATGGCGGCGGCGGAGGAGATCGGCTTTCCCCTCATCATCCGCGCCTCCTACACCCTGGCCGGCGGCGGCAGCGGCGTGGCCTACAACATCGACGAGTTCAAGCAGCTGGCGGCGGCAGGCCTGGAGGCGAGCCCCATCAACGAGATCCTCATCGAAGAGAGCCTGCTGGGGTGGAAAGAGTACGAGATGGAGGTGATCCGCGACCGGGAGGACAACTGCATCATCGTCTGCTCCATCGAAAACGTCGACCCGATGGGGGTCCATACCGGCGACTCCATTACCGTGGCGCCCGCTCTGACGCTGACGGACAAGGAGTACCAGCGGATGCGCGACGCCAGTTTCGCCATTTTGCGTGAGATCGGTGTCGATACCGGCGGCTCCAACGTCCAGTTTTCGGTCAACCCGAGAACGGGCCGGATGATCGTCATCGAAATGAACCCGCGGGTCTCCCGCTCCTCCGCCCTGGCATCCAAGGCGACGGGGTACCCCATCGCCAAAGTGGCGACGCTGCTGGCGGTGGGCTTCACGCTGGACGAGATCAAAAACGACATCACCGGCACACCCGCCAGTTTCGAGCCGGTCATCGACTACATCGTCACCAAAATCCCCCGATTCACCTTCGAAAAGTTCCCGATGGCCGATTCGACCCTGACCACGTCGATGAAGTCGGTCGGGGAGGTGATGGCCATCGGCCGCACCTTCAAGGAGTCGGTGCAGAAGGCGCTCTGCTCCCTGGAGACGGGCCTGGTGGGCTTCGACCCCGTCTCGTGCGACGAAGAGACTCTGCGCCGCGAAATCCGGCGCCCCAACGAGAAGCGGCTGCTCTATGTTGCCCAGGCGTTCAGGGAGGGGTTCAGTGTCGAAGAGGTGTTCGAACTGAGCAAAATCGACCCCTGGTTTCTGCGGCAGATCGCCCAGATCGTCGAAGCGGAGAAGGGCATCGGCATCGAGACGCTCAACGACGCGGATGCGATGCGCAGCCTCAAAGCCGACGGCTTCAGTGACGCCATGATCGCCCGCATCATCAACGAAAAAGAGCATATGGACCTGAGCGAAAGCGACATCTATAGCGCCCGCACGAAGCTCGGGGTGGAGCTGAGCTACCACGAGGTGGACACCTGCGCCGCCGAGTTCAAGGCCCTCACGCCCTACCTCTACTCCTCCACAAACATCACTCCGATTCCCGATTCCCGATTTCCCATTTCCGAAAACGCCGAAGGCGAAAAGAAGGTGCTCATCATCGGGGGCGGCCCCAACCGCATCGGGCAGGGGATCGAATTCGACTACTGCTGCGTCCACGCCTCCTTCGCCCTGGAGGATATGGGGATCACCTCCATCATGTACAACTGCAACCCCGAAACGGTCAGTACCGACTACGACACCAGCGATATCCTCTATTTCGACCCTATCGACTTCGAGCATGTGCGCAACGTGATCGAAACGGAGAATCCCGACGGCATCATCGTCCATTTCGGCGGGCAGACCCCCCTGAAACTGGCCAAGAAGATTTCGGCCATCGGCGGCAAGATCATCGGCACCAGCGCCAAAGTGATCGACGAGGCGGAAGACAGGGAGAAATTCTCCGCCTTCATCCAGCAGCTAGGGCTCAAGCAGCCAGAAAACGGGACGGCTTTCACGAAAGAGGAGGCCTTCGCCATCGCCGCGCGCATCGGCTACCCGGTGCTGGTGCGCCCCAGCTACGTTTTGGGCGGGCGTGCCATGCGGACGGTCTACAACGAAGCGGAGCTGCGCGAATATATGGACGAGGCGGTGAGTGTGAGCAACGAGTCGCCGGTGCTGATCGACAAGTTCCTCGACCACGCCATCGAACTGGATGTGGATGCCATCAGCGACGGGAAGGATGTCTACATCGGCTCCATCATGCAGCATATCGAAGAGGCGGGGATCCATTCGGGCGACAGCGCCTGCTCCCTGCCGACGGTGAGCATTTCCCGAAAGCTGGTCAAGGATGTGGAGAACCAGACCAAGGCGATCGCCCTGGGCCTGGGGGTCAAGGGGCTGCTCAACATCCAGTACGCCATCTTCCAGGACGAGGTCTACCTGATCGAAGTGAACCCCCGCGCCAGCCGGACCGTCCCCTTCGTCTCCAAAGCGACCGGCGTACCGCTGGCGAAAGTGGCGACCCGCGTCATGGTGCGCGGCGACCTGCGCGAAGCCCTCGCCTATTACGACACTTTCCATGTCGTCACCGACGACGGCAACGTCCTCAAACCCCGCCTCAAAAACCATGTGGCGGTGAAAGAGGCGGTCTTCCCCTTCAACAAACTGACGGGAAGCGACCTGATTCTGGGGCCCGAGATGAAGTCGACCGGAGAGGTGATGGGTATCAGCGAAACCTTCGGCGTTTCGTTTGCCAAGAGCCAGTTCGCCTCCAAAAACCGCATTCCTACCGGCGGGACCCTCTTCATGTCCCTGACCGACCATGACAAACCCGAAGCGGCTGAGCTGGGGCGGCTTTTCGTCGACCTCGGTTTCAAGATCGTCGCCACAGCGGGAACCCAGAAAGTTCTGGAAGAAGCGGGTGTGGACTCCCAGGTCGTACTGAAGATTTCGGAGGGGCGCCCCAATGTGGAGGACTTGCTCAAAAACGGAGAGATCGACATGGTGCTCAACACCTCCGACAACAAGTCGAGCAAGGACGACGCCAGACGGATCCGCCAGGCCGTCATCCGCTTCAATGTCCCCTACTTCACGACGCTGGCGGCTGGCAGGGCAGCAGCCTCGGCGATCCGGGAGATCAGAAAACACGACGCTCTGGAGCCCAAGGCATTGCAGGACTATCTGTACGAGTGATGCGGGGCGATTTCGTCTATCTGGTCCAGACCGACACGACCGTCGGTTTTCTCTCCCGCTCTGCCGAACGGTTGCGCCAGGTGAAGGGGAGGCCCCAGGCCAAACCCTTTCTGATGGCCGTCGCCTCTTTCGCCACTCTTGCGGAAGTGGGCAGGGTGCCGGCAAAATACCGGAACCTGGTGCGCCGCAGCCGAAAGAGTACCTTCATTCTTCCCAACGGGCGCTCTTTCCGGCGTGTGACGGGCCCCCACCGGCGTTTTGTGGAGAAGTTCGGCTGGTGTTGGAGCACCTCCGCCAACCGCCACGGCGAGCCTTTCGACGAAACCTATGCCCGCACCGTATCCGATGTTGTGGTAGAATCAGAAGAAGGGTTTCATGAAAGTGCGCCATCGCGCATCTGGCGGCTCGGCCGGGAAAAGAGGGTGAAAATACGATGAGAGACCGCATTCTGTCCATACTGTTTTTCGGAACACTCTTCTGGCTGGCGTTCGTGTTTATCTTCTATGCCGGCCTCTTCGTCAACTACATCGAACATCACGGTATACCGATCTTCTATAATCAGTTTTTTGCCGATTCCCAGGCCTGGTGGCTCTGGCCTTTCGGCATTCTTCTTTTCGGTGCCGTTTTCATGACAGAGGGGAAAAAGAGGGAGAAAATCGCCTTTTCCCTGTTGACGCTGCTGCTGGCCGTCATTCCCTGGATCCCCTCGTTCGGAGAAGAGATCGGAAGGGCGCTCTTTTCGCAGCCCCATATGGATTACCGTTTCAACCGTGTGGTCATCAAAGACGCGACGATTCTCTACAGCGGGCGCGGATACGACTACGTCATCGTACCCGGAAGAAAAATGACCCTGCGCTACCCCACGAAATATCGGACAAAATAGTTCACTCTTCCAACTCTTTCATCTTCCTATAGTCCTGCTCGAACTTTCTGACCTGGTTGCGGTCGGGTATTTTCCGTCCGGCGATATAGCCGACAATGTTCCCCTCTTTGTCGAATTTCGGTTTGATCCAGACAATGACCCAGTAGTACTTCCCGTCTTTGCGCATGTTTTTGACGTACCCTTCCCACATTTCACCTCTTTTGATGGTTTCCCACATCTGGGCGAAGGCGGCTTTGGGCATGTCGGGATGGCGGTTGATATTGTGGGGAGAGCCGATCAGCTCCTCTTTGTCGTATCCCGTCATTTCCCGGAATTTCCGGTTGGCGTAGGTGATGATGCCGGCGGTGTCGGTCTCGGTGATCATAACGCCCCCGTCGAAAGGGACCTCCCGGTCGACCGGTTCGGGTTTGGTGATGCTTTTGCCTGTCTTCAGGTTTTTGACTGTTTTACCCACGAATTGCCTCTTTCTGAAAAGTTGTGAACTATAGGATCTTCCTTATGCGAATCATAGCAACGGCAGGGTAAAATGGGTATAAAAAACCGTGCTGTTTTTAAAAAGAAATATAAAAATTTTTAAACTGTTGTGAAAAAGGGTGGTATTTGAACAGTTCCAATGTGATCCGGAACCTTATGCGTGAAAAAGTAATGATTATCGACGGTGCCATGGGGACCCAGATCCAGTCGATGGAGATCCCCGAAGAGGCGTGGGAGGGCAACGAAGGGTGCAACGAGCTGCTCAACGCCACCGCCCCGGAGCTGATACGGCGCATCCACGAGCGCTACGCCATGGCGGGGGCGGACCTCATCAAGACCAACACCTTCGGCGCCATGAACTGGGTACTGGAGGAGTACGGCATCGGCCACCGGGCCGGGGAGTTGGCGAAAAAGGGGTGCGAGCTGGTCAGGTCGGTCTGCGACGCCTATGCCACCGCCGAAAAGCCCCGTTTCTGCCTCGGCTCCATCGGCCCCGGGACGAAGCTTCCCTCTCTGGGGCATATCACCTATGACGAGATGTATGCGGGTTACCGCGAGACGGCGGAGGGGATGATCGAAGGCGGGGTCGACATCTTTTTGCTGGAGACCTGCCAGGACCCGCTGCAGATCAAGGCGGCGCTGCATGCCTGCCAGGATGCCGCGCAAGCGACGGGCAGGGAGATTCCGGTGATGGTTTCGGTGACCATCGAACTCTCGGGCTCCATGCTCATCGGTACCGATGCGGCGACGATCGCCACGATCATGACACCCTTCGACATCCTCTCCCTCGGTTTCAACTGCGGCACCGGCCCCCAGCAGGTGGAGAAGCACCTCAAAACCCTCTCCGAGGTGTGGCACGGCCCCATTTCGGTCCATGCCAACGCGGGGCTGCCGCAAAACAGGGGCGGCTACACCTACTACCCGATGGGCCCCGACGAGTTCGCGCGGCTGCAGAAGGGCTTCACCGCCTACGACGGCGTGACGTTCCTCGGGGGGTGCTGCGGGACGACGCCCCAGCACATCAAGGCGCTGGCGGAGGCGGTGGAGGGGGTGGTACCCAAACCCGCCACCGGAAGCCACCCCGCCTCCCTGGCGTCGCTTTTCAATTCGGTGCCCCTTATGCAGGAACCTCCGCCGCTGCTCATCGGCGAACGCGCCAACGCCACCGGCTCCAAAGCCTTTCGGGAACTGCTGCTGGCGGAGGATTACGAGGGGACCCTGACCGTGGGGCAGCAGCAGGTGCGGGCTGGCGCCCATGTTCTGGATGTCTCCGTCGGTTTCGCCGGCCGGGACGAAACGAAAGACATGTTCAACGTCATCAGCCTCTACAACCAGAAGATTCCCCTGCCGCTGATGCCCGACTCCACCCAGGTCAAGGGGCTGGAGACGGCGCTCAAATGCATCGGCGGCCGTCCCATCCTCAACTCGGTGAACCTGGAAGACGGCATCGAGAAGTTCGACGCGGTCTGCCGGCTGGCCAAACGCTTCGGCGCCGCCCTGGTCTGCCTGACGATCGACGAGCAGGGGATGGCCAAAACCGTGGAGCGCAAACTGGAGGTGGCGGAGCGCATCTACGAGCTGGCGACGAAGAAGCACGGCATCAAGGCCGAGGACCTGGTCTTCGATGTCCTTACTTTCACCGTCGGATCGGGAGACGAAGAGTACCGCGACGCCGCCGTCCAGACCATCGAGGCGATCCGCGAACTGCGGCGGCGCCATCCGGAGGTGGGGACGACGCTGGGGCTTTCGAACATCTCCTTCGGACTGGACAAGGATGCCCGCCCCTATCTCAACTCGGTCTTTCTGCACCACTGCCTCGAAGCGGGGCTTACGAGCGTCATCATCAACGTCAAGCACATCATTCCGATGAACAAAATCTCCGAAGAGGACAGGAGAGTGTGCGAAGATCTCCTCTTCAACCGCGCCGAAGAGGGGGACCCGCTCTTCCGCTTCATCGAACACTTCGGCAAGAAGGAGAAGGTGGATCAGGGGGCGGAGGATGAAGCCTTCGCCAAGATGAGCGACGAGGAGAAGATCCACAAGCTCCTGCTCGACGGCGACAAAGAGAGGATGATCCCACTGGTGGAGGAGGTGCGCCACCGCATCGCCCCCGAAACCATCGTCAACGACATCCTCATCGAGGCGATGAAAGTGGTGGGAGACCTCTTCGGCAGCGGCCAGATGCAGCTGCCCTTCGTTCTCCAGAGCGCCGAGACGATGAAAGCGGCGGTGGATTATCTCAACCCCTACCTTCCCAAAAAGGAGAAGACGAGCGACACGACCCTGGTGCTGGGAACGGTGAAGGGGGATGTGCACGACGTGGGCAAAAACCTGGTGGACATCATCCTCACCAACAACGGCTTCAAAGTGATCAACCTGGGCATCAAGGTGGAGCTGGAGGATTTCCTGAAGGCGGCGAAGGAGCACCATGCCGACGCCATCGGCTTTTCGGGCCTGCTGGTCAAGTCGACCCAGGTAATGAAGGAGAACCTGGAGGCGATGGCCGAAAAGGGGCTCGACATACCGGTTTTGATGGGCGGCGCGGCCCTGACCA
It encodes the following:
- a CDS encoding Sua5/YciO/YrdC/YwlC family protein, with amino-acid sequence MRGDFVYLVQTDTTVGFLSRSAERLRQVKGRPQAKPFLMAVASFATLAEVGRVPAKYRNLVRRSRKSTFILPNGRSFRRVTGPHRRFVEKFGWCWSTSANRHGEPFDETYARTVSDVVVESEEGFHESAPSRIWRLGREKRVKIR
- a CDS encoding PAS domain-containing protein, with protein sequence MGKTVKNLKTGKSITKPEPVDREVPFDGGVMITETDTAGIITYANRKFREMTGYDKEELIGSPHNINRHPDMPKAAFAQMWETIKRGEMWEGYVKNMRKDGKYYWVIVWIKPKFDKEGNIVGYIAGRKIPDRNQVRKFEQDYRKMKELEE
- the metH gene encoding methionine synthase — its product is MREKVMIIDGAMGTQIQSMEIPEEAWEGNEGCNELLNATAPELIRRIHERYAMAGADLIKTNTFGAMNWVLEEYGIGHRAGELAKKGCELVRSVCDAYATAEKPRFCLGSIGPGTKLPSLGHITYDEMYAGYRETAEGMIEGGVDIFLLETCQDPLQIKAALHACQDAAQATGREIPVMVSVTIELSGSMLIGTDAATIATIMTPFDILSLGFNCGTGPQQVEKHLKTLSEVWHGPISVHANAGLPQNRGGYTYYPMGPDEFARLQKGFTAYDGVTFLGGCCGTTPQHIKALAEAVEGVVPKPATGSHPASLASLFNSVPLMQEPPPLLIGERANATGSKAFRELLLAEDYEGTLTVGQQQVRAGAHVLDVSVGFAGRDETKDMFNVISLYNQKIPLPLMPDSTQVKGLETALKCIGGRPILNSVNLEDGIEKFDAVCRLAKRFGAALVCLTIDEQGMAKTVERKLEVAERIYELATKKHGIKAEDLVFDVLTFTVGSGDEEYRDAAVQTIEAIRELRRRHPEVGTTLGLSNISFGLDKDARPYLNSVFLHHCLEAGLTSVIINVKHIIPMNKISEEDRRVCEDLLFNRAEEGDPLFRFIEHFGKKEKVDQGAEDEAFAKMSDEEKIHKLLLDGDKERMIPLVEEVRHRIAPETIVNDILIEAMKVVGDLFGSGQMQLPFVLQSAETMKAAVDYLNPYLPKKEKTSDTTLVLGTVKGDVHDVGKNLVDIILTNNGFKVINLGIKVELEDFLKAAKEHHADAIGFSGLLVKSTQVMKENLEAMAEKGLDIPVLMGGAALTKGFVDDYCRPLYKGPIFYCRDAFDGVIAMSRIEEGNSDTRLPGDLKSDETEVKVKEKKEAAIPPLEEIPMPSRDVRIPVPPFWGRRVMTGKDFDPAIAFEWLNHRMLFKQRWGYRSKGMTKEAYEKQLDEVVWPAYERLKRQFLEEGLFEPTILYGYWPCRSDDRTLLIFDESEGWHRDEDADREPLEYVMGRAVAQMTFPRQTKKPWRCLADYFHPDRHDVVAFTTVSAGSKISDYERRLYEEGKFHEYYLVHGLGVELAEALAEVAHKQIRLDLGIAKNEGHTLRDVEMRKYQGARYSPGYPACPDLELNGPIFQLLKPEAYGITLSETWQIHPEQSTAAIVVYHPEAMYYSV